In Vicingaceae bacterium, the following proteins share a genomic window:
- the mvaB gene encoding hydroxymethylglutaryl-CoA lyase codes for MNDRIYITECPRDAMQGIKQMIPTELKAKYLNRLLKCGFDRLDFGSFVSPKAIPQMADTVEVLKKLDLDGTNTKLLAIVANKRGAEDATQFDEISFLGYPFSVSPTFQKRNVNQTLEESLSLVEEMQNLTEKKGKKLLVYLSMAFGNPYGDRWSPELVVEWALKISSLGVKHLALADTVGCSDKENISPLFRLVSNELPSVTVSAHLHSTPQTAKEKILAAIDSGCRFFDGALKGYGGCPMAKDTLTGNIATETILKCATEKNLKHGVNFDELSNALELTNEIFNQYHS; via the coding sequence ATGAATGACCGTATATACATCACCGAATGTCCACGGGATGCCATGCAAGGAATAAAGCAAATGATACCGACTGAATTAAAGGCAAAATATCTCAATCGTTTGCTTAAATGTGGTTTTGACCGTTTGGATTTCGGCAGTTTCGTCTCTCCAAAAGCCATTCCACAAATGGCTGATACGGTAGAAGTGTTAAAGAAGCTTGATTTGGACGGCACCAACACAAAATTGCTTGCCATCGTCGCAAATAAACGTGGTGCCGAAGATGCCACACAGTTTGACGAAATTAGTTTTCTGGGCTACCCTTTTTCTGTTTCCCCTACTTTTCAAAAACGAAATGTGAATCAAACATTGGAAGAATCGCTGTCTTTGGTGGAAGAAATGCAAAACCTGACAGAAAAAAAAGGAAAAAAACTTTTGGTTTATCTTTCCATGGCATTTGGCAATCCTTATGGTGATCGTTGGTCTCCGGAATTGGTTGTTGAATGGGCTCTCAAAATATCGTCATTGGGTGTGAAGCATCTTGCACTAGCCGACACAGTGGGTTGTTCTGATAAAGAAAATATTTCTCCTTTGTTTAGATTGGTATCAAACGAATTGCCTTCTGTTACAGTGAGCGCCCATTTACATTCCACTCCACAAACTGCCAAAGAAAAAATTTTGGCAGCCATAGACAGTGGCTGTCGCTTTTTTGATGGAGCTTTAAAAGGTTATGGCGGATGTCCAATGGCAAAAGATACTCTTACCGGAAACATAGCCACAGAAACCATTCTGAAATGTGCTACAGAAAAAAACTTAAAACATGGCGTGAATTTTGACGAACTTTCAAACGCTTTAGAATTGACCAATGAAATTTTTAACCAATACCATTCCTGA
- the fdx1 gene encoding ferredoxin → MAIKITDECINCGACEPECPNNAIYEGGQTWRLSDGTNLKGQYTLHDGRTIDADEEQEPISLDYYYIVPDKCTECVGFHDEPQCAAVCPVDCCVPDENHVESKEELLAKKERLHL, encoded by the coding sequence ATGGCTATTAAAATAACAGATGAATGCATCAATTGTGGTGCATGTGAACCGGAATGCCCCAACAATGCAATATACGAAGGAGGGCAAACCTGGCGTTTATCTGATGGTACAAATTTAAAAGGCCAATATACCCTGCATGACGGAAGAACAATTGATGCAGATGAAGAACAAGAACCTATCAGTTTGGATTATTATTATATTGTTCCGGATAAATGCACCGAATGTGTTGGTTTTCATGATGAACCGCAATGTGCGGCCGTATGTCCGGTCGATTGTTGTGTCCCTGATGAAAATCATGTGGAGTCAAAAGAAGAGCTATTGGCCAAAAAAGAACGTTTGCACTTATAA
- a CDS encoding UPF0234 protein, with protein MPSFDIEAKPDLQKIDNLINTVKREIDNRYDFRAYHTSIELDKKQKLVKIETDYALGIEQIEELLLTRASKQGVNIYAFDRTMEPYPSGKMMKKEIKIVEGIAKEKAKKIVELVKKSGLKLQAQIMGDSVRVSGKNIDDLQKVMQLIKQDTEIKLPLEFTNFKR; from the coding sequence ATGCCGTCTTTTGACATTGAAGCGAAACCCGATTTGCAAAAAATTGACAATCTTATCAATACCGTAAAACGTGAAATAGATAACCGTTATGACTTCCGTGCTTACCATACATCTATCGAACTGGATAAAAAACAAAAGTTGGTAAAGATTGAAACCGATTATGCGTTAGGTATCGAACAAATCGAAGAATTATTACTCACACGCGCATCAAAGCAAGGAGTCAACATCTATGCGTTTGACCGGACAATGGAACCATATCCCTCCGGAAAAATGATGAAAAAAGAAATCAAAATAGTGGAAGGCATTGCCAAAGAAAAAGCTAAAAAAATAGTGGAATTGGTAAAGAAATCGGGGTTGAAATTACAAGCTCAAATTATGGGCGATTCTGTCAGAGTTTCGGGTAAAAATATCGATGATTTGCAAAAAGTGATGCAACTGATCAAACAAGATACCGAAATTAAATTGCCACTTGAATTTACTAATTTTAAACGATAA
- a CDS encoding phosphoglucosamine mutase produces the protein MTLIKSISGIRGTIGGNTGENLTPPDITQLVVAYTAMIKEKFPGKKLKVVIGRDARVSGEALASMVKGILALCGIDVVDAGLATTPTVEMAVTASQSDGGIILTASHNPAEWNALKLLNERGEFISAEDGNRLLQLIEQKTFLFPGVNDLGNISGQDFLEYHINSIVNHSLVDKKAIEQSGFRIVVDPVNSVGSIAVPALLESLGVKEVIMINGEPNGRFNHNPEPLPEHLKDLSMAVKQHKAHLGISVDPDVDRLALVCEDGSMFGEEYTLVAVADYVLQHRKGPAVSNLSSSQALKDIALKHGCEYYSAAVGEVNVVKKMKETGAVIGGEGNGGVILPDLHYGRDALAGIALFLSYLAKLPSRSMIELKNSYPSYVMIKDKIPLGSLSFDGILKDKIKNSFSQATFNEEDGLKIILENSKQWIHIRPSNTEPILRIYAEGPDEMSLKKLLDEFKNLLNT, from the coding sequence ATGACGTTGATAAAATCAATTTCGGGCATTCGTGGAACCATCGGTGGCAATACGGGTGAAAATCTTACACCACCGGATATCACACAATTGGTGGTTGCCTATACTGCCATGATCAAAGAAAAATTTCCGGGAAAAAAGTTAAAGGTGGTTATCGGCAGGGATGCGAGGGTGTCCGGTGAAGCTTTGGCATCGATGGTCAAAGGTATCCTGGCACTATGTGGAATAGATGTGGTTGATGCCGGCCTGGCCACTACACCTACTGTGGAAATGGCTGTTACTGCTTCGCAATCGGATGGCGGCATCATACTAACGGCCAGTCACAATCCTGCAGAGTGGAATGCGCTAAAACTGCTTAATGAAAGAGGAGAATTTATTTCGGCTGAAGACGGAAACAGGTTATTGCAGTTGATCGAACAAAAAACATTTCTTTTTCCCGGAGTGAATGATTTGGGCAATATCAGCGGACAAGATTTTCTCGAATATCATATCAACAGCATTGTCAATCATTCTTTAGTAGATAAAAAGGCCATTGAACAATCCGGATTTAGAATAGTGGTTGATCCTGTAAATTCGGTTGGATCCATTGCAGTGCCGGCATTGCTTGAAAGTTTAGGTGTGAAGGAGGTGATTATGATCAATGGTGAGCCAAATGGAAGATTTAACCATAATCCGGAACCTTTGCCAGAACATCTTAAAGATTTAAGCATGGCTGTGAAACAACATAAAGCACATTTGGGAATAAGCGTGGATCCGGATGTAGATCGTTTGGCATTGGTATGTGAAGATGGCAGTATGTTTGGCGAAGAATATACATTGGTAGCGGTGGCAGATTATGTATTGCAGCACCGCAAAGGGCCGGCAGTTTCAAATTTGTCGTCTTCTCAAGCATTGAAAGATATAGCATTAAAACACGGTTGTGAATATTATTCTGCCGCAGTAGGTGAGGTAAATGTGGTCAAAAAAATGAAAGAAACCGGAGCGGTGATTGGTGGAGAAGGCAACGGGGGAGTGATTTTGCCCGATTTGCATTATGGTAGGGATGCATTGGCAGGTATCGCATTATTTCTGTCATACCTTGCCAAATTACCGTCTAGAAGTATGATTGAACTAAAAAACTCTTATCCGTCATACGTAATGATAAAAGATAAAATACCGTTGGGGTCTTTATCATTTGATGGCATTTTAAAAGATAAAATAAAAAATTCTTTTTCACAAGCAACTTTTAATGAAGAAGACGGATTGAAAATAATTTTGGAAAATAGCAAACAATGGATACATATCCGCCCTTCCAATACTGAGCCAATTTTGCGGATTTATGCAGAAGGCCCGGATGAGATGTCTTTAAAGAAATTGTTGGATGAATTTAAAAATTTGTTGAATACATAA
- a CDS encoding cysteine desulfurase: MQKEMIYLDNAATTALDPEVLKVIEETAQIFGNPSSIHQAGRKARTIIEESRKKIASFLHCSPGEIFFTSGGTEADNWAIFGVLHKYPIKAIITSPIEHHAVLHTVEYWAQEKKIPLYFVNLLPDGHVDLDHLEDLLKKNAPAFVSLMHGNNEIGNITSIKKTGELCKKYGAFFHSDTVQTIGHFYFELNDLPVDYITCAAHKIHGPKGIGFLYVNNEALIPPMILGGAQERGMRSGTENVIGIAALAKAFEISQANRDKHLEHLKTLKKYFVNEIQKLPFEIAFNGDVEGKSLPQVVNVRFPKHPFPDAMIYRLDMNGVCASGGSACSSGSQSQSHVLKAIGVDPACPSVRFSFSHHTTLEELQNAIEIIFATVKDMYDH; the protein is encoded by the coding sequence ATGCAAAAAGAGATGATATATCTGGATAATGCAGCAACAACCGCTTTGGATCCTGAAGTTTTGAAGGTAATCGAAGAAACCGCTCAAATATTTGGAAATCCGTCATCTATTCATCAGGCCGGTCGTAAAGCAAGAACGATTATTGAAGAAAGCAGAAAAAAAATTGCGTCTTTTTTGCATTGCAGTCCCGGCGAAATTTTTTTTACATCAGGAGGGACAGAAGCCGATAATTGGGCAATATTTGGAGTGTTGCATAAATATCCCATAAAAGCCATTATCACTTCACCCATTGAGCATCATGCCGTATTGCACACTGTGGAATATTGGGCACAAGAAAAGAAAATCCCATTATATTTTGTAAACTTATTGCCCGATGGACATGTTGATCTTGATCATTTGGAAGATTTGTTGAAGAAAAATGCACCGGCCTTCGTGTCATTGATGCATGGAAATAATGAAATAGGAAATATCACATCCATCAAAAAAACCGGAGAGTTATGCAAAAAATATGGGGCTTTTTTCCATTCTGATACTGTTCAAACCATCGGGCATTTTTATTTTGAGTTAAATGATTTACCTGTTGATTATATCACCTGTGCAGCACATAAAATCCATGGTCCGAAAGGAATCGGATTTCTTTATGTAAACAATGAGGCATTGATTCCACCCATGATTCTTGGAGGCGCCCAGGAGAGAGGCATGCGTTCAGGAACCGAGAATGTGATCGGAATTGCGGCATTGGCTAAAGCATTTGAAATATCACAGGCAAATCGTGATAAGCATTTAGAACATTTGAAAACATTGAAAAAATATTTTGTGAATGAAATTCAAAAATTGCCATTTGAGATAGCATTTAACGGAGATGTTGAAGGTAAATCCCTGCCGCAAGTCGTCAATGTGAGGTTTCCAAAACATCCTTTCCCGGATGCAATGATCTATCGTTTGGATATGAATGGCGTATGTGCTTCCGGTGGATCGGCTTGTTCTTCAGGGTCACAATCTCAATCGCATGTTTTGAAAGCAATTGGGGTTGACCCGGCGTGTCCTTCTGTAAGATTTTCTTTCAGCCATCATACGACTTTGGAAGAACTGCAAAATGCCATAGAAATTATTTTTGCAACAGTCAAAGATATGTATGATCATTAA
- the nth gene encoding endonuclease III yields the protein MTAKEKAKFIIEYFSAKMPHPKTELNYRNEYELTVAVILSAQCTDKRVNQTTPAFFQKFPDFASLAKASEQEIFELIKSISYPNSKAKNLKKLAEIIVDKYNGKLPQTVEELVKLPGIGRKTANVLTSVLFHQPNMPVDTHVFRVSNRIGFGKPTKTPVETEKRLVKIFPPDYIHNVHHWLILHGRYVCKARNPLCSECGLTVICNYYRKKKQIKKN from the coding sequence ATGACCGCTAAAGAAAAAGCAAAGTTTATCATAGAATATTTTTCGGCCAAAATGCCCCATCCAAAAACCGAACTAAACTACAGAAACGAATATGAGCTCACGGTGGCCGTTATTTTATCGGCACAATGCACCGATAAACGTGTCAATCAAACCACCCCCGCCTTCTTTCAAAAATTTCCCGACTTTGCATCTCTGGCCAAAGCAAGTGAACAAGAAATTTTCGAACTGATCAAAAGCATTTCATATCCCAACAGCAAAGCAAAAAACTTGAAAAAACTGGCGGAGATTATTGTAGATAAATATAATGGCAAATTGCCTCAAACAGTTGAAGAACTGGTAAAACTCCCCGGTATCGGACGCAAAACTGCCAATGTGCTTACTTCTGTTTTGTTTCACCAACCCAATATGCCTGTTGACACACATGTTTTCCGTGTGTCAAACAGAATCGGTTTTGGTAAACCAACCAAAACACCGGTTGAGACCGAAAAACGTCTTGTCAAAATATTCCCTCCCGATTATATCCATAATGTTCATCATTGGTTGATTTTACACGGACGCTATGTTTGTAAAGCACGTAATCCTCTCTGCAGTGAATGCGGATTGACAGTTATTTGCAATTATTATCGCAAAAAAAAACAAATCAAAAAAAATTAA
- a CDS encoding hydrolase: MIIKFLGTGTSQGVPVIGCHCSVCSSDNPKDNRLRSSVFLEEDETKIVIDAGPDFRQQLLREKIEDLDAVLFTHEHKDHIAGLDDIRPINYLKKKEIDVFATPRVIKALKREYQYIFSEDPYPGIPQIKIHPVGKTRKFKVKSLEVTPVEVFHHKLPVLGFRIKNFAYITDANMIPVKELKKLRSLEVLVLNALRKEPHLSHFHLEAAVKMAQQIGAKKTFFTHISHLMGMHEEVNALLPENMSLAYDGLTLEI; this comes from the coding sequence ATGATCATTAAGTTTTTAGGTACCGGCACTTCTCAAGGAGTTCCTGTGATCGGTTGTCATTGCAGTGTTTGTTCTTCGGACAATCCGAAAGACAATCGGTTGAGGTCTTCGGTATTTTTGGAAGAAGATGAAACTAAAATTGTGATAGATGCAGGTCCTGATTTCAGACAACAGTTATTAAGAGAAAAAATCGAAGATCTGGATGCTGTTTTATTTACCCATGAACATAAAGATCATATTGCCGGGTTGGATGATATTAGACCTATCAATTATTTGAAAAAAAAAGAGATCGATGTATTTGCGACACCCAGAGTGATTAAAGCTTTAAAGCGTGAGTATCAATATATTTTTTCGGAAGATCCATATCCGGGTATCCCACAAATCAAGATTCATCCGGTCGGCAAAACCCGGAAGTTTAAAGTTAAATCTTTGGAAGTTACTCCGGTTGAAGTATTTCACCATAAATTGCCGGTATTGGGGTTTAGGATTAAAAATTTTGCATACATCACTGATGCCAACATGATTCCTGTCAAAGAATTGAAAAAACTTCGTTCGTTGGAAGTGTTGGTTTTGAATGCTTTAAGGAAAGAACCGCACCTATCGCATTTTCATTTGGAGGCCGCAGTGAAAATGGCTCAACAAATTGGTGCCAAAAAAACTTTTTTCACACACATAAGTCATTTAATGGGCATGCACGAAGAGGTTAATGCCCTTTTGCCCGAAAATATGTCTTTGGCTTATGATGGATTGACTCTGGAAATTTGA
- a CDS encoding acyl-CoA reductase, with the protein MVTTDNFVKEISALSHLGDFFDEIVKFHQNPEGTYSSEVKQFYELILKEKHFNGWFDPEQVINAISNIASWLNKSTLENFLNRYHSKPRSQKRVGIIMAGNIPLVGFHDYLMAYLSGHEVLVKCSSDDNRLLPEIHKILMQFDPSAERISFVERIRQADAIIATGSNNTYRYFEYYFGNLPHIFRKNRNSLCIITGRETAKELKELAKDVFLYYGLGCRNVNYLIFPLDIDLKDWLKNFTELCNVKIENNKYINNYMYYRSVFAMNRIPYEDNGLFLLRKEQQLHSPVSVIHYGFYKNNDQLANFILDHKDDIQCIVGKHEFCNVAFGKSQFPAIDEFADNVDTLSFLMDEL; encoded by the coding sequence ATGGTTACTACCGATAATTTTGTTAAAGAGATTTCCGCTTTATCCCATCTTGGCGATTTTTTTGATGAAATAGTAAAATTTCATCAAAATCCTGAAGGAACTTATTCTTCGGAAGTAAAACAATTCTACGAACTCATTCTTAAAGAAAAGCATTTCAACGGCTGGTTTGATCCCGAACAAGTTATCAATGCTATCTCTAATATTGCTTCATGGCTAAACAAAAGCACATTAGAAAATTTCTTAAATCGTTATCACTCGAAACCAAGATCGCAAAAACGCGTTGGAATCATCATGGCGGGAAATATTCCATTGGTGGGGTTTCACGATTATCTGATGGCATATTTGAGCGGTCATGAAGTTTTAGTCAAATGCTCATCAGACGACAACCGATTATTGCCGGAAATACACAAAATTCTTATGCAGTTTGACCCTTCTGCCGAAAGAATTTCCTTTGTCGAAAGAATTCGGCAGGCAGATGCCATCATTGCCACAGGAAGCAACAATACATACCGCTATTTCGAGTATTACTTCGGAAATTTGCCCCATATTTTCCGCAAAAACAGAAATTCATTGTGTATCATTACAGGCCGTGAAACCGCAAAAGAATTAAAAGAGCTTGCCAAAGATGTTTTTTTATATTATGGTTTGGGATGCCGTAATGTGAATTATTTAATCTTCCCCCTTGATATTGATCTAAAAGATTGGTTGAAAAATTTTACCGAATTATGTAATGTGAAAATTGAAAACAATAAGTATATCAACAATTACATGTATTACAGAAGTGTGTTTGCCATGAACAGAATTCCATATGAAGACAACGGTTTGTTTTTGCTGCGAAAAGAACAACAATTACACAGTCCGGTCAGCGTAATTCATTATGGATTTTATAAAAACAACGATCAGCTGGCCAATTTTATTTTAGACCACAAAGACGATATTCAATGCATTGTCGGCAAACATGAATTTTGCAATGTCGCATTTGGCAAATCCCAATTCCCTGCGATAGATGAATTTGCCGATAATGTTGACACATTGTCATTTTTAATGGATGAGTTGTAA